The Paenibacillus amylolyticus genome contains the following window.
TACACGTTAACGGAGAAGACAGAATTTATCGGGAGAAGCGAAGCGTTCGCTTAAAGCTTTTTGAAAAAAAGCTACATCGGAAGCATACGCTTATCAACGGATTTCCCCTTAGGGGAATGGAATCAAAAATCCGGGGATAACAGCGATCGAAAGATGAATCTGTATTCGGAGTGGCCTCGTGTAAAACTTATTTTTTCGTTCGTCAGTATTATAGATACAGATAAAAAGGAGAGAAACACACAGATGACCTACAAATTAATTGCAATCGACATTGATGACACACTGATCAACGACAACAAGGAAGTAACCCCTGCGACACAGACTGCATTGGAACAAGCGGTTGCCCATGGTGTAACGGTAACGCTGGCGACTGGACGTGCTTATGCTTCCGCACAAGCGCTTGCTCGTCAAACCGGACTTAACGTGCCGATCATTACGTATCAAGGCGCTTTGGTGAAAAACCTGCTGGACGAAAAAGTACTTTATGAGCGTTACGTTCCACAGGAAGCTTCCCGCAAACTGTATGATTACTGCCTAGAGAACAATCTCCACCTTCAAACATACATTGACGACAAGCTGTATGCCCGTGAGGAAAACGACAAGCTGCGTGATTATGCCAAACTAAACGGCACCCAATATTATATCGAATCTGATTTCATCAAAGTCATCGAACAGAAGACACCGAAGCTGCTTATTATCGATGAGCCTGACTACTTGGATAAGGTTGCTGTTGAACTGCGTGAATTGCTCGGACCACAAGTG
Protein-coding sequences here:
- a CDS encoding Cof-type HAD-IIB family hydrolase, which encodes MTYKLIAIDIDDTLINDNKEVTPATQTALEQAVAHGVTVTLATGRAYASAQALARQTGLNVPIITYQGALVKNLLDEKVLYERYVPQEASRKLYDYCLENNLHLQTYIDDKLYAREENDKLRDYAKLNGTQYYIESDFIKVIEQKTPKLLIIDEPDYLDKVAVELRELLGPQVHITKSKPYFLEIMHNEGTKGHALTFLADHFGHQLSECIAIGDSWNDHEMLEVAGLGVAMGNAIPALKELADYITASNNEDGVKEVIEKFVLNAE